TTCCGGGCAGGTCCGGGCCGTGCGGCCGCCGCAGGTCGCGCTCGCGCTGGCCGCGCTCGCGTGGGAGGTCGGCCGGGTCGTCTCCGTCGATTCGCTCCTCGCCCGGGTCTGGGGTGATCGGGTGCCGCCCGGCGCGCGGCACACCCTCCACACGATCATCACGCGTATCCGCCGCGACGTGCTCGCCGACGACGGCGCCGTGGTCCGCCGGGTCGGGGGCTACCTGCTCGACGTGGACGAATTCGCCGTGGACGTGTCCAGGTTCCGCGGCCTCGCCGATCTGGCGGTGGCCGGGCCGGACCCGGCGCCGCCGCTGGGCGAGGCCCTGGCGCTGTGGCGCGGCGATCCGCTGACCGGGCTGCCCGGCGAATGGGTGGAACGGGCCCGCCACCGTCTGCGCGACGAACGCAGGGAGATCCTCCTGCGCTGGGCGCGGCTCGTGACCGGCCACGACCCCGTGGCCGCGGAGACGGCGCTGTCGCCGCTGGCCGAGGAGTACCCGCTCGACGAAGCGGTGGCGGCCGCGCTGATCGAGGCGCTGCACGCCGGGGGGCGGACCGCCGAGGCACTGGCGCGCTTCGCCCAGGTACGCCGCACGCTCGCCGAGGAACTGGGCGTCGAGCCGGGTACGGCGCTGCGGCACCTCCATCGCAGGCTGCTGCGGTGCGACGACGCCGCAGTGCCCGCACGAGGGCCCGCCCGCCCGGTTCCGGCGCAGCTGCCGGTCGGTCTCAGGCACTTCGTCGGGCGGACGCCCGAGCTGGAACAGCTGGCCGCGATCGCGTCCGTCGAGCGGCCGGCGACCGCGACGGTCTGCGCGATCTCCGGGCCGCCCGGGGTGGGCAAGTCGTCACTGGCGCTGCGCTGGGCCCATCTGCACCGCGACCGCTTCCCCGACGGGCAGCTGTACGCCGATCTGAGCACGGTCGACCCGGCCGACGCGAGCGTGGTCCTGCCGCGCTTCCTCGGCGCGCTGGGCGTACCCGAAGCTCAGGTGCCGTCGGGCTTCGAGGCGCAGATCGGGCTCTATCGCAGCATGCTGGACGGCCGCCGGATGCTCGTCGTGCTCGACGACGCCCGCGGCGCCGCGCAGGTCCGCCCGCTGCTCGCCACCGCGCCGGGGTGCCTGACCCTGGTCACCAGCCGTTCCGAGCTGTCCGGTCTCGCCGTCACGGCGGGTGCGCACCTGCTGAATCTCGACGTCCTGCGGGGCGACGACGCGTACCGCCTCATGGTGGCGTGGCTGGGCGAGGCACGGCCGGCGGCGGAGCCGGAGGCCGCCGCGCGGATCATCCGGCGGTGCGGCCGGCTGCCGCTCGCGCTGGCGATCGTCGCCGCCCAGCTGGCCCGGCGCACCGATCTGCCGCTGGCCGAGGTGGCCGCGGACCTGGAGCGGGCCGACACGGATCTGGAGCCGTTCGCCCACAGCGACCCAGCGATCGACCTGCGCAAGGTGTTCGGGCGCTCGTACCGGGATCTGCCCGAGGCCGCGACCCGGCTGTTCCGGCGCCTGGGGCAGCATCCCGGGCCGCACCTGCCGCTGGGCGCGGCGGCGAGCCTGGCCGCCCTGCCGGTGGAGCGCACCCGTGAGCTGGCCGCGCACCTCGACCGCGCGAACCTGGTCGAGCTCCGCTCCCCCGGCCGCCTGCGCCTGCACGACCTCCTGCGCGCGTACGCGTCGGAGCAGGCCCGCGCCGGCGACACCCGTACGGCACGGCGGGCGGCGACGCGGCGGC
This genomic interval from Nonomuraea helvata contains the following:
- a CDS encoding AfsR/SARP family transcriptional regulator, which produces MLIRLLGPVEVERSGQVRAVRPPQVALALAALAWEVGRVVSVDSLLARVWGDRVPPGARHTLHTIITRIRRDVLADDGAVVRRVGGYLLDVDEFAVDVSRFRGLADLAVAGPDPAPPLGEALALWRGDPLTGLPGEWVERARHRLRDERREILLRWARLVTGHDPVAAETALSPLAEEYPLDEAVAAALIEALHAGGRTAEALARFAQVRRTLAEELGVEPGTALRHLHRRLLRCDDAAVPARGPARPVPAQLPVGLRHFVGRTPELEQLAAIASVERPATATVCAISGPPGVGKSSLALRWAHLHRDRFPDGQLYADLSTVDPADASVVLPRFLGALGVPEAQVPSGFEAQIGLYRSMLDGRRMLVVLDDARGAAQVRPLLATAPGCLTLVTSRSELSGLAVTAGAHLLNLDVLRGDDAYRLMVAWLGEARPAAEPEAAARIIRRCGRLPLALAIVAAQLARRTDLPLAEVAADLERADTDLEPFAHSDPAIDLRKVFGRSYRDLPEAATRLFRRLGQHPGPHLPLGAAASLAALPVERTRELAAHLDRANLVELRSPGRLRLHDLLRAYASEQARAGDTRTARRAATRRLLDYYLHSACAANDLCYPHRDSLPLDPPARGAVAERFDGPAKGLRWYADASVALPALLAEATAAGLDRHAWQLAWAFAEFMQRRGLWEEILRVQGVALDAAVRLGDRLAQARCHNSIARAHVRLGRDSEAVEHFEQAVELHRDLGEPVLHAHVHLGLTVALSRLRPGEALGHALHALELFREAGDAVGEARALNNTGWWRAQVGEYDEALADCRRAQRILADLGYAQGEGLAWDSVGHVLHLKGDFAQAVTCFERAAELLRDCDDLRAAGETLVRLGETHVRTGDTAAALDAWKRAAELFEELGDAQAAKVRDRIASYDRP